In Pyrus communis chromosome 8, drPyrComm1.1, whole genome shotgun sequence, one genomic interval encodes:
- the LOC137743232 gene encoding DNA glycosylase/AP lyase ROS1-like isoform X1, whose product MAELQVYQRREPVSRDNAMEEEAKEEVVQNRKQGLWVPQTPAKPATGRTQKSYFRRRFKSNSGQNNSVVVSDSQVELERSDGVSVFSAAATSSEENTCLIDPIEECPREEEKVQNLGGIGSTNLGSVGLFDLNKIVLECDEGCVSFSHGGSEDASQSCLEGLVAAEEVAANDGEILTVGEELVLQGIIVKPPISQSSTNATKRGLFEKINGCFIPVAQTRINEEKLQQGSAIPDGMSQCKSGDQQNQESVKQEDIIHRAENKNRTSNAANFMGGSKFPSTSSPSQKKKNLKRSPDGGIDLNEGPQKKPKKKVYRPKVVCIGRPRPIEPKTPKKATPKRPASKPKTPKPTTKMHVSSDKNMSAEKSSSSPKHLAPIEVTLGKVAFSVSDGATLDGDLKIKSNTENAIILATPPQKVRASQGALMNLSCRKNLGLNIPATCRKQRLARRRREEDCWSTIARYFLERERYLLKGLGDKNQGHASFQKTETTDLIGALQPLIMTRKKRSKGHTRGRNGGLVTEKWTNMGHSLNIELHNGECEGHPSKHEGPCSTNIRDSQEDNISPFVQKCPDISHGVNHDKDVHVPSNDHGILVPYKDKHSKRRPELSPTDLERVKSWKLQLQAKVNEGQEKESEEEWWTNEREVLHGRINLLMSRMNTIQGDRKFSPWKGSVVDSIVGVFLTQNVSDHLSSNAFMSLAARFPCQSHSNETDCEYTNMVVTQESVGSNILAIMPKSEEELHTGEVALSMDYRHKESSSDKPNDLEGSSTPLCDFHNPPEVSQIGFSEKVNHLRVSEDNVVSDNCGVQVISEKVEFHTSVEMSSLPPLCSQTKDVIVEPNDESYLCSQNMLVDKPESPVDTIIQNLVEPPNEANNFNQVNQKGEKPDLNDQQSDMKFDKTTKAPRRRKNKKAIVKTKLSWGWCKSIFSTSRERNRNHMDSADWEAVRIAEVGQIAAAIKVRGQHNMIAGRIKKFLNQVHEDHKQIDLEWLRNAPPQLVTKYLREIEGIGLKSMECVRLLALQHVAFPVDVNVGRIAIRLGWAPLEPLPEQVQLHVLKQMPLLDTIQKYLWPRLKTLDPKTLYELHYQMITFGKVFCTKQKPNCNSCPMKGECRHYASAFASARLALPGPEKKPGSTKNGSSTDPLMMALQALNPPTVSSLEVSLDSKYQSKSCEPIIEEPSSPQPEYTETSLRDIEDLFLDDPNDMPTIKMRDERFSTILEPYTGVFQENDMATGLVPSRYANFQAPKSKDAFRLCTKHLVYVLPDYHPLLQTLENRDPDDPCPYLLAIWPSDEKRCDPQESRELSNIVEPSFSLNNHSQAASQMVRGTLLMPCRTATRGSFPLNGTYFQVNEIFADYETSIRPIEVPRSSLWSLARLTVYCGSSTSSILKGLQLNEIKDCFVKGFICVRAFNRKTRAPEELSDRFHVRPTKKGDKGGKGGKGGKKNKKEDEL is encoded by the exons ATGGCCGAACTGCAAGTATACCAGAGGAGAGAACCTGTTTCCAGAGACAATGCCATGGAAGAAGAAGCGAAAGAGGAGGTGGTTCAGAATCGGAAGCAGGGTTTGTGGGTGCCACAAACGCCTGCAAAGCCTGCTACAGGGAGGACACAAAAATCATATTTCAGAAGACGATTCAAGAGCAATTCGGGACAAAATAATAGCGTAGTGGTGAGTGATTCCCAAGTGGAATTGGAGCGTTCTGATGGGGTTTCTGTGTTTTCTGCTGCTGCAACTTCTTCAGAGGAAAACACTTGCCTGATCGACCCAATTGAAGAATGTCCTAGAGAGGAGGAAAAGGTACAGAATTTGGGTGGAATTGGAAGCACAAATTTGGGTTCTGTTGGGTTGTTCGATTTGAATAAGATTGTGTTGGAATGTGATGAGGGTTGTGTGAGTTTTTCTCATGGGGGTTCCGAGGATGCAAGCCAAAGTTGTTTAGAGGGATTAGTGGCAGCAGAAGAGGTTGCGGCGAATGATGGTGAAATTTTGACAGTTGGGGAGGAGCTGGTGTTGCAGGGGATAATTGTAAAACCTCCAATTTCTCAGTCATCAACAAATGCAACTAAAAGGGGTTTATTTGAAAAGATAAACGGTTGTTTCATTCCGGTTGCGCAAACTCGTATCAATGAAGAAAAGCTGCAGCAGGGGTCTGCCATTCCAGATGGTATGTCGCAATGCAAGTCCG gtgatcaacaaaatcaagaaaGTGTTAAGCAGGAGGATATCATCCATCGGGCAGAAAACAAGAATCGGACGTCCAATGCAGCAAATTTTATGGGAGGCTCCAAATTTCCTAGCACTTCGAGCCCAtctcagaaaaagaaaaacttgaaaaGAAGCCCAGATGGTGGTATAGATTTGAATGAAGGGCCACAAAAGAAACCGAAGAAGAAAGTATATAGGCCGAAAGTGGTATGTATAGGAAGACCAAGGCCTATAGAGCCTAAGACCCCAAAGAAGGCAACACCAAAGCGTCCTGCTTCAAAACCAAAGACACCAAAGCCTACAACTAAAATGCATGTTTCTTCCGACAAAAATATGTCAGCCGAGAAGTCTTCAAGCAGCCCCAAACACTTGGCCCCCATAGAAGTCACCTTGGGTAAGGTTGCATTTTCTGTGTCAGACGGAGCAACTCTAGATGGTGACCtgaaaattaaatcaaacacgGAGAATGCCATCATTCTAGCGACTCCTCCACAAAAAGTTAGAGCTAGTCAAGGAGCACTTATGAATCTCAGTTGTAGAAAAAATTTAGGACTGAACATTCCAGCTACATGCAGGAAACAAAGGTTGGCGAGGAGGAGGcgggaagaagattgttggtcgACAATAGCTAGATATTTTCTTGAGAGGGAAAGATACCTTCTCAAAGGGCTTGGTGACAAAAATCAGGGACATGCTTCATTCCAAAAAACAGAAACCACAGATCTAATTGGTGCACTGCAGCCACTGATTATGACAAGGAAGAAAAGATCAAAGGGACATACTCGGGGACGGAATGGAGGGTTGGTGACAGAGAAATGGACTAACATGGGACATTCCCTTAATATAGAGCTTCACAATGGTGAATGTGAAGGACATCCATCTAAGCATGAGGGCCCTTGCTCCACCAACATAAGAG ATTCACAGGAAGATAATATCAGTCCGTTTGTACAGAAATGTCCAGATATCAGCCATGGAGTTAACCATGACAAAGATGTACATGTTCCCAGCAATGACCATGGCATTCTAGTTCCATACAAGGACAAGCACAGTAAAAGGCGTCCAGAGCTTTCTCCCACAGACCTTGAACGAGTTAAGTCATGGAAACTTCAATTACAAGCGAAGGTTAATGAGGGTCAAGAGAAAGAAAGTGAAGAGGAATGGTGGACGAATGAAAGAGAAGTCTTACATGGACGGATTAATCTACTTATGTCCCGGATGAACACAATCCAAG GAGATAGGAAATTTTCACCCTGGAAAGGTTCTGTGGTGGACTCAATAGTTGGAGTTTTCCTAACTCAAAATGTGTCGGATCATCTTTCAAG CAACGCCTTCATGTCACTTGCTGCCAGATTCCCTTGTCAGTCCCATTCCAACGAAACAGATTGTGAATACACAAACATGGTTGTCACCCAAGAATCAGTTGGAAGTAATATTCTTGCTATCATGCCAAAATCTGAGGAGGAGTTACACACAGGTGAAGTGGCACTCTCAATGGACTATAGACACAAAGAGTCAAGCTCTGACAAACCCAATGACCTTGAAGGGTCGTCAACGCCATTGTGTGATTTCCACAACCCTCCTGAGGTTTCCCAAATTGGTTTCAGTGAAAAGGTAAATCATCTCAGAGTCTCGGAAGATAATGTTGTGTCAGATAACTGTGGAGTTCAGGTAATCTCCGAAAAAGTTGAGTTTCATACATCTGTAGAAATGTCTAGTCTGCCACCGCTGTGTTCCCAAACAAAAGATGTGATCGTAGAACCAAACGATGAGAGTTATCTTTGTTCTCAGAATATGCTGGTGGATAAGCCTGAGAGCCCAGTTGATACTATAATCCAAAATCTTGTGGAACCACCTAATGAGGCCAACAACTTCAACCAGGTAAATCAGAAAGGAGAGAAACCGGATTTAAATGATCAACAATCAGACATGAAATTTGATAAGACGACGAAAGCTCctcgaagaagaaaaaacaagaaggCTATAGTGAAGACTAAACTTAGTTGGGGGTGGTGTAAAAGTATATTTTCAACCAGTAGAGAAAGAAATAGGAATCACATGGATTCAGCAGACTGGGAGGCAGTTAGAATTGCAGAAGTTGGTCAGATTGCTGCGGCTATTAAAGTGCGTGGCCAACACAATATGATTGCAGGACGAATCAAG AAATTTCTTAACCAAGTACATGAGGATCATAAACAAATAGACCTCGAGTGGTTAAGAAATGCCCCGCCTCAGTTAGTAAC GAAGTACCTAAGAGAAATTGAGGGCATTGGATTGAAAAGCATGGAGTGTGTGAGACTTTTGGCACTCCAACATGTAGCTTTCCCG GTGGATGTAAATGTTGGCCGGATAGCGATTCGTCTAGGGTGGGCTCCCCTTGAACCATTGCCTGAACAAGTTCAACTACATGTATTAAAACA GATGCCACTGTTGGATACCATTCAGAAGTATCTTTGGCCACGGCTAAAAACCTTGGATCCAAAAACATT GTACGAACTACATTACCAAATGATAACCTTTGGAAAG GTCTTTTGTACAAAGCAAAAGCCAAATTGCAATTCTTGTCCAATGAAGGGAGAGTGCAGACATTACGCTAGTGCATTTGCaag CGCCAGGCTTGCCTTACCAGGGCCAGAAAAGAAGCCAGGTTCAACAAAGAACGGTAGTTCTACCGATCCCTTGATGATGGCTCTTCAGGCACTCAATCCACCAACTGTCTCCTCTCTTGAGGTCAGCCTTGACTCAAAATACCAAAGCAAAAGTTGTGAACCTATCATTGAGGAACCATCATCACCGCAGCCTGAATATACAGAAACATCATTAAGAGACATTGAAGATCTTTTTCTTGATGACCCTAATGACATGCCAACAATTAAAATGAGAGATGAAAGATTTTCAACAATATTAGAGCCGTACACAGGTGTATTTCAAGAAAACGATATGGCAACAGGATTAGTTCCTTCCCGATATGCAAATTTTCAAGCTCCCAAATCGAAGGATGCTTTCCGCTTATGCACGAAGCACCTAGT CTATGTTCTTCCAGATTATCATCCTCTATTGCAGACT CTAGAAAACAGAGATCCCGATGATCCATGCCCATACCTTCTTGCTATATGGCCATCAG ATGAAAAACGATGCGATCCTCAGGAGTCGAGAGAATTGAGCAATATTGTAGAGCCATCTTTTTCACTTAATAATCATTCACAAGCAGCTTCACAAATGGTTCGTGGAACACTTTTG atGCCGTGTCGAACTGCAACAAGGGGGAGCTTTCCACTCAACGGGACATACTTTCAAGTGAATGAG ATATTTGCTGACTATGAAACCAGTATACGCCCCATTGAAGTTCCTAGATCAAGCTTATGGAGTCTAGCTAGGTTAACTGTATACTGTGGGTCCTCAACATCTTCAATCCTTAAAG GCTTACAATTGAACGAAATTAAGGACTGCTTTGTGAAAG GTTTTATCTGTGTCCGAGCCTTCAACCGGAAAACACGCGCTCCTGAAGAACTTTCAGATAGATTCCACGTTCGACCAACTAAGAAAGGAGACAAAGGAGGCAAGGGAGGCAAGGGAGGcaagaagaacaaaaaagagGATGAGTTGTGA
- the LOC137743232 gene encoding DNA glycosylase/AP lyase ROS1-like isoform X2 — protein sequence MAELQVYQRREPVSRDNAMEEEAKEEVVQNRKQGLWVPQTPAKPATGRTQKSYFRRRFKSNSGQNNSVVVSDSQVELERSDGVSVFSAAATSSEENTCLIDPIEECPREEEKVQNLGGIGSTNLGSVGLFDLNKIVLECDEGCVSFSHGGSEDASQSCLEGLVAAEEVAANDGEILTVGEELVLQGIIVKPPISQSSTNATKRGLFEKINGCFIPVAQTRINEEKLQQGSAIPDGMSQCKSGDQQNQESVKQEDIIHRAENKNRTSNAANFMGGSKFPSTSSPSQKKKNLKRSPDGGIDLNEGPQKKPKKKVYRPKVVCIGRPRPIEPKTPKKATPKRPASKPKTPKPTTKMHVSSDKNMSAEKSSSSPKHLAPIEVTLGKVAFSVSDGATLDGDLKIKSNTENAIILATPPQKVRASQGALMNLSCRKNLGLNIPATCRKQRLARRRREEDCWSTIARYFLERERYLLKGLGDKNQGHASFQKTETTDLIGALQPLIMTRKKRSKGHTRGRNGGLVTEKWTNMGHSLNIELHNGECEGHPSKHEGPCSTNIRDSQEDNISPFVQKCPDISHGVNHDKDVHVPSNDHGILVPYKDKHSKRRPELSPTDLERVKSWKLQLQAKVNEGQEKESEEEWWTNEREVLHGRINLLMSRMNTIQGDRKFSPWKGSVVDSIVGVFLTQNVSDHLSSNAFMSLAARFPCQSHSNETDCEYTNMVVTQESVGSNILAIMPKSEEELHTGEVALSMDYRHKESSSDKPNDLEGSSTPLCDFHNPPEVSQIGFSEKNMLVDKPESPVDTIIQNLVEPPNEANNFNQVNQKGEKPDLNDQQSDMKFDKTTKAPRRRKNKKAIVKTKLSWGWCKSIFSTSRERNRNHMDSADWEAVRIAEVGQIAAAIKVRGQHNMIAGRIKKFLNQVHEDHKQIDLEWLRNAPPQLVTKYLREIEGIGLKSMECVRLLALQHVAFPVDVNVGRIAIRLGWAPLEPLPEQVQLHVLKQMPLLDTIQKYLWPRLKTLDPKTLYELHYQMITFGKVFCTKQKPNCNSCPMKGECRHYASAFASARLALPGPEKKPGSTKNGSSTDPLMMALQALNPPTVSSLEVSLDSKYQSKSCEPIIEEPSSPQPEYTETSLRDIEDLFLDDPNDMPTIKMRDERFSTILEPYTGVFQENDMATGLVPSRYANFQAPKSKDAFRLCTKHLVYVLPDYHPLLQTLENRDPDDPCPYLLAIWPSDEKRCDPQESRELSNIVEPSFSLNNHSQAASQMVRGTLLMPCRTATRGSFPLNGTYFQVNEIFADYETSIRPIEVPRSSLWSLARLTVYCGSSTSSILKGLQLNEIKDCFVKGFICVRAFNRKTRAPEELSDRFHVRPTKKGDKGGKGGKGGKKNKKEDEL from the exons ATGGCCGAACTGCAAGTATACCAGAGGAGAGAACCTGTTTCCAGAGACAATGCCATGGAAGAAGAAGCGAAAGAGGAGGTGGTTCAGAATCGGAAGCAGGGTTTGTGGGTGCCACAAACGCCTGCAAAGCCTGCTACAGGGAGGACACAAAAATCATATTTCAGAAGACGATTCAAGAGCAATTCGGGACAAAATAATAGCGTAGTGGTGAGTGATTCCCAAGTGGAATTGGAGCGTTCTGATGGGGTTTCTGTGTTTTCTGCTGCTGCAACTTCTTCAGAGGAAAACACTTGCCTGATCGACCCAATTGAAGAATGTCCTAGAGAGGAGGAAAAGGTACAGAATTTGGGTGGAATTGGAAGCACAAATTTGGGTTCTGTTGGGTTGTTCGATTTGAATAAGATTGTGTTGGAATGTGATGAGGGTTGTGTGAGTTTTTCTCATGGGGGTTCCGAGGATGCAAGCCAAAGTTGTTTAGAGGGATTAGTGGCAGCAGAAGAGGTTGCGGCGAATGATGGTGAAATTTTGACAGTTGGGGAGGAGCTGGTGTTGCAGGGGATAATTGTAAAACCTCCAATTTCTCAGTCATCAACAAATGCAACTAAAAGGGGTTTATTTGAAAAGATAAACGGTTGTTTCATTCCGGTTGCGCAAACTCGTATCAATGAAGAAAAGCTGCAGCAGGGGTCTGCCATTCCAGATGGTATGTCGCAATGCAAGTCCG gtgatcaacaaaatcaagaaaGTGTTAAGCAGGAGGATATCATCCATCGGGCAGAAAACAAGAATCGGACGTCCAATGCAGCAAATTTTATGGGAGGCTCCAAATTTCCTAGCACTTCGAGCCCAtctcagaaaaagaaaaacttgaaaaGAAGCCCAGATGGTGGTATAGATTTGAATGAAGGGCCACAAAAGAAACCGAAGAAGAAAGTATATAGGCCGAAAGTGGTATGTATAGGAAGACCAAGGCCTATAGAGCCTAAGACCCCAAAGAAGGCAACACCAAAGCGTCCTGCTTCAAAACCAAAGACACCAAAGCCTACAACTAAAATGCATGTTTCTTCCGACAAAAATATGTCAGCCGAGAAGTCTTCAAGCAGCCCCAAACACTTGGCCCCCATAGAAGTCACCTTGGGTAAGGTTGCATTTTCTGTGTCAGACGGAGCAACTCTAGATGGTGACCtgaaaattaaatcaaacacgGAGAATGCCATCATTCTAGCGACTCCTCCACAAAAAGTTAGAGCTAGTCAAGGAGCACTTATGAATCTCAGTTGTAGAAAAAATTTAGGACTGAACATTCCAGCTACATGCAGGAAACAAAGGTTGGCGAGGAGGAGGcgggaagaagattgttggtcgACAATAGCTAGATATTTTCTTGAGAGGGAAAGATACCTTCTCAAAGGGCTTGGTGACAAAAATCAGGGACATGCTTCATTCCAAAAAACAGAAACCACAGATCTAATTGGTGCACTGCAGCCACTGATTATGACAAGGAAGAAAAGATCAAAGGGACATACTCGGGGACGGAATGGAGGGTTGGTGACAGAGAAATGGACTAACATGGGACATTCCCTTAATATAGAGCTTCACAATGGTGAATGTGAAGGACATCCATCTAAGCATGAGGGCCCTTGCTCCACCAACATAAGAG ATTCACAGGAAGATAATATCAGTCCGTTTGTACAGAAATGTCCAGATATCAGCCATGGAGTTAACCATGACAAAGATGTACATGTTCCCAGCAATGACCATGGCATTCTAGTTCCATACAAGGACAAGCACAGTAAAAGGCGTCCAGAGCTTTCTCCCACAGACCTTGAACGAGTTAAGTCATGGAAACTTCAATTACAAGCGAAGGTTAATGAGGGTCAAGAGAAAGAAAGTGAAGAGGAATGGTGGACGAATGAAAGAGAAGTCTTACATGGACGGATTAATCTACTTATGTCCCGGATGAACACAATCCAAG GAGATAGGAAATTTTCACCCTGGAAAGGTTCTGTGGTGGACTCAATAGTTGGAGTTTTCCTAACTCAAAATGTGTCGGATCATCTTTCAAG CAACGCCTTCATGTCACTTGCTGCCAGATTCCCTTGTCAGTCCCATTCCAACGAAACAGATTGTGAATACACAAACATGGTTGTCACCCAAGAATCAGTTGGAAGTAATATTCTTGCTATCATGCCAAAATCTGAGGAGGAGTTACACACAGGTGAAGTGGCACTCTCAATGGACTATAGACACAAAGAGTCAAGCTCTGACAAACCCAATGACCTTGAAGGGTCGTCAACGCCATTGTGTGATTTCCACAACCCTCCTGAGGTTTCCCAAATTGGTTTCAGTGAAAAG AATATGCTGGTGGATAAGCCTGAGAGCCCAGTTGATACTATAATCCAAAATCTTGTGGAACCACCTAATGAGGCCAACAACTTCAACCAGGTAAATCAGAAAGGAGAGAAACCGGATTTAAATGATCAACAATCAGACATGAAATTTGATAAGACGACGAAAGCTCctcgaagaagaaaaaacaagaaggCTATAGTGAAGACTAAACTTAGTTGGGGGTGGTGTAAAAGTATATTTTCAACCAGTAGAGAAAGAAATAGGAATCACATGGATTCAGCAGACTGGGAGGCAGTTAGAATTGCAGAAGTTGGTCAGATTGCTGCGGCTATTAAAGTGCGTGGCCAACACAATATGATTGCAGGACGAATCAAG AAATTTCTTAACCAAGTACATGAGGATCATAAACAAATAGACCTCGAGTGGTTAAGAAATGCCCCGCCTCAGTTAGTAAC GAAGTACCTAAGAGAAATTGAGGGCATTGGATTGAAAAGCATGGAGTGTGTGAGACTTTTGGCACTCCAACATGTAGCTTTCCCG GTGGATGTAAATGTTGGCCGGATAGCGATTCGTCTAGGGTGGGCTCCCCTTGAACCATTGCCTGAACAAGTTCAACTACATGTATTAAAACA GATGCCACTGTTGGATACCATTCAGAAGTATCTTTGGCCACGGCTAAAAACCTTGGATCCAAAAACATT GTACGAACTACATTACCAAATGATAACCTTTGGAAAG GTCTTTTGTACAAAGCAAAAGCCAAATTGCAATTCTTGTCCAATGAAGGGAGAGTGCAGACATTACGCTAGTGCATTTGCaag CGCCAGGCTTGCCTTACCAGGGCCAGAAAAGAAGCCAGGTTCAACAAAGAACGGTAGTTCTACCGATCCCTTGATGATGGCTCTTCAGGCACTCAATCCACCAACTGTCTCCTCTCTTGAGGTCAGCCTTGACTCAAAATACCAAAGCAAAAGTTGTGAACCTATCATTGAGGAACCATCATCACCGCAGCCTGAATATACAGAAACATCATTAAGAGACATTGAAGATCTTTTTCTTGATGACCCTAATGACATGCCAACAATTAAAATGAGAGATGAAAGATTTTCAACAATATTAGAGCCGTACACAGGTGTATTTCAAGAAAACGATATGGCAACAGGATTAGTTCCTTCCCGATATGCAAATTTTCAAGCTCCCAAATCGAAGGATGCTTTCCGCTTATGCACGAAGCACCTAGT CTATGTTCTTCCAGATTATCATCCTCTATTGCAGACT CTAGAAAACAGAGATCCCGATGATCCATGCCCATACCTTCTTGCTATATGGCCATCAG ATGAAAAACGATGCGATCCTCAGGAGTCGAGAGAATTGAGCAATATTGTAGAGCCATCTTTTTCACTTAATAATCATTCACAAGCAGCTTCACAAATGGTTCGTGGAACACTTTTG atGCCGTGTCGAACTGCAACAAGGGGGAGCTTTCCACTCAACGGGACATACTTTCAAGTGAATGAG ATATTTGCTGACTATGAAACCAGTATACGCCCCATTGAAGTTCCTAGATCAAGCTTATGGAGTCTAGCTAGGTTAACTGTATACTGTGGGTCCTCAACATCTTCAATCCTTAAAG GCTTACAATTGAACGAAATTAAGGACTGCTTTGTGAAAG GTTTTATCTGTGTCCGAGCCTTCAACCGGAAAACACGCGCTCCTGAAGAACTTTCAGATAGATTCCACGTTCGACCAACTAAGAAAGGAGACAAAGGAGGCAAGGGAGGCAAGGGAGGcaagaagaacaaaaaagagGATGAGTTGTGA